The Nitrospira sp. genome window below encodes:
- the nuoL gene encoding NADH-quinone oxidoreductase subunit L, which translates to MSRLTDLLIKLIPVFPLLAVLANGLLGHRYSHGMAHRLAWGSVGLSFLCTIAVFADVMRTGASHEVVAYHWIFGGDLAINLAYLVDPLTCAWLLVVTGVGFLIHVYSVGYMHGETGFTRFFTYMNLFMVSMLLLVMGNNYLVLFIGWEGVGLCSYLLIGYYYDKISAAKAASKAFVVNRIGDAGFLVAIFLVFSNFKTLDYTKVFAQVGQLSPDMATAIALCLFIGAVGKSAQLPLHTWLPDAMEGPTPVSALIHAATMVTAGVYMVVRNHAIFDLSPVAMSTVALVGGGTALFAATIGLVQTDIKRVLAYSTVSQLGYMFLGCGIGAYTASVFHVMTHAFFKALLFLAAGSVIHALSGEQDIRKMGGLSSRIPWTHRLFLVGTIAIAGLPPLAGFWSKDEIMAHAFTTHHYLLYSMAAFGALMTSFYMFRLTYLTFYGSSRMDPHTAEHVHESPMVMVAPLIALAFLSIVGGVILGFPPEHGWLHGFLGPVVGVGSAHETNAGMVLLLMSIAIAIALAGWGLAHFLYGLSPATADRWANKFSKMYRLLLNKYYVDELYDLIFVEPLKRLGAILDWFDRTIIDGIVRGVGWLADWGSAGSTWIEKYIIYGGLNVIGYSNHLAAREGRKIQSGMVHHYAAIIVAGIFLLVLVVQLFAQM; encoded by the coding sequence GTGTCCCGCTTGACTGACCTCCTCATCAAATTGATTCCCGTTTTCCCGTTGCTCGCGGTTCTCGCGAACGGCCTGCTCGGGCACCGCTACTCCCATGGGATGGCCCATCGATTGGCTTGGGGATCAGTCGGCCTATCGTTTCTCTGTACGATCGCCGTCTTCGCCGATGTCATGCGTACGGGAGCTTCCCATGAGGTGGTTGCCTATCATTGGATTTTCGGGGGCGACCTCGCGATCAATTTGGCGTACCTGGTGGATCCTCTGACCTGTGCTTGGTTGCTGGTCGTCACCGGTGTCGGGTTCCTCATTCACGTCTATTCCGTGGGTTATATGCACGGAGAAACCGGATTTACGCGCTTCTTCACCTACATGAATCTCTTCATGGTCTCCATGTTGCTTCTTGTGATGGGGAACAACTATCTCGTGCTCTTTATCGGTTGGGAAGGTGTCGGGCTCTGTTCCTATCTCTTGATCGGTTATTACTATGACAAGATTTCGGCCGCCAAGGCAGCATCCAAAGCCTTCGTCGTCAACAGGATCGGCGACGCGGGATTTCTCGTCGCGATATTTCTTGTCTTCAGCAACTTTAAGACCCTCGACTATACCAAGGTCTTTGCCCAGGTCGGGCAACTGTCTCCAGATATGGCCACGGCCATCGCTCTGTGCCTCTTCATCGGTGCGGTTGGGAAGTCGGCGCAGCTCCCCCTCCATACATGGCTGCCCGATGCGATGGAAGGTCCCACGCCGGTGAGCGCGTTGATCCATGCGGCGACCATGGTGACGGCCGGTGTCTACATGGTCGTCCGTAATCACGCCATCTTTGATCTCTCACCTGTCGCGATGTCGACGGTGGCGCTGGTCGGCGGAGGCACCGCCCTGTTTGCCGCGACCATCGGACTCGTCCAAACCGACATCAAACGCGTCCTGGCCTATTCGACGGTGAGCCAGCTCGGATATATGTTTCTCGGTTGTGGGATCGGCGCCTATACGGCGTCCGTTTTCCACGTCATGACCCATGCGTTCTTCAAAGCGCTGTTGTTCTTGGCGGCAGGATCGGTCATCCATGCATTATCGGGGGAACAGGACATCCGGAAGATGGGCGGACTGAGCAGCCGAATTCCATGGACTCATCGTCTGTTTCTGGTCGGCACCATTGCGATCGCGGGCCTTCCTCCCTTAGCGGGATTCTGGAGCAAAGACGAAATTATGGCTCATGCCTTCACCACTCATCACTATCTCCTGTACAGCATGGCGGCGTTCGGCGCATTGATGACGTCTTTTTATATGTTCCGGTTGACCTATCTGACGTTCTACGGTTCGTCTCGGATGGATCCTCATACGGCTGAGCATGTGCATGAATCTCCGATGGTGATGGTCGCTCCCCTGATAGCCCTTGCCTTCCTTTCGATCGTGGGTGGGGTGATCTTGGGGTTTCCTCCAGAGCATGGCTGGCTGCATGGATTTTTGGGGCCCGTCGTCGGAGTTGGGAGTGCGCATGAGACAAATGCCGGCATGGTGTTGCTGTTGATGAGCATTGCGATCGCCATAGCCTTGGCGGGATGGGGGCTGGCGCATTTTCTCTACGGCCTGAGCCCGGCGACAGCCGACCGATGGGCGAACAAATTCTCCAAGATGTATCGGCTTCTGCTGAACAAGTACTACGTCGACGAACTGTACGACCTGATCTTCGTGGAGCCGCTCAAACGTCTGGGTGCAATCCTTGACTGGTTTGATCGCACGATCATCGACGGCATCGTGCGGGGCGTTGGATGGCTCGCTGATTGGGGTTCTGCCGGATCCACGTGGATCGAGAAGTATATTATCTACGGCGGCCTGAACGTGATCGGATATAGCAACCACCTCGCGGCTCGCGAAGGTCGGAAGATACAGAGCGGAATGGTGCATCATTATGCCGCCATCATCGTCGCGGGGATCTTCCTGCTCGTTCTTGTCGTTCAATTGTTTGCTCAGATGTAG
- the nuoK gene encoding NADH-quinone oxidoreductase subunit NuoK: MIPLSAYTAVSAVLFMTGLLGVLVRRNFIIVLMSVEIMMNAANINLVAFSHYLESMAGQLVALFIIAIAAGEAAVGLAIIIVVFRGKISTNVDEMNLLKW, from the coding sequence ATGATTCCTCTATCTGCCTATACAGCCGTCAGTGCGGTCCTTTTTATGACGGGGCTCTTGGGTGTGCTTGTCAGACGGAACTTCATCATCGTGCTGATGTCGGTTGAAATCATGATGAATGCGGCCAACATCAATTTGGTCGCGTTCTCACATTATTTGGAATCGATGGCGGGACAACTTGTGGCACTATTCATCATCGCCATCGCGGCTGGTGAAGCGGCCGTTGGTTTGGCCATCATCATCGTCGTGTTCAGAGGCAAGATTTCTACGAATGTGGATGAAATGAACCTCTTGAAGTGGTAG
- a CDS encoding NADH-quinone oxidoreductase subunit J yields the protein MTGLFFVYFALISIAAGVMTVSLRHPVHCALSLLVLLLHVSGLFILLNAEFLWAVQVIVYVGAILVLYLFVLMLLNLKTDERYFHPSAPYILGPAVFGAGYVLYLLLRSPFSGVKGDAPTTAVLQDGDTYAVGIKMFSDHLLQFEIVGIFLLGAIIGAIVLAKAPKPLDRNRERL from the coding sequence ATGACCGGACTGTTTTTTGTTTATTTTGCATTGATCAGTATTGCCGCCGGTGTTATGACGGTGTCCTTGCGTCACCCAGTTCACTGCGCGCTCTCTCTCCTCGTGTTGCTCTTGCACGTCTCTGGCCTATTCATTCTTCTGAATGCGGAGTTTTTGTGGGCCGTGCAGGTCATCGTCTACGTTGGGGCGATTCTGGTGCTGTACCTCTTCGTGTTGATGTTGCTGAATCTCAAGACGGATGAACGTTATTTTCACCCCTCAGCTCCGTATATTCTCGGGCCTGCTGTCTTTGGAGCCGGCTACGTTTTGTACCTCCTCCTGCGGTCTCCATTTTCGGGGGTCAAGGGGGATGCTCCGACCACTGCGGTGCTGCAAGACGGCGATACCTATGCCGTGGGCATCAAGATGTTCAGCGACCATCTCTTGCAGTTTGAGATCGTCGGTATCTTTCTGCTCGGAGCTATTATCGGCGCGATCGTCTTGGCCAAGGCTCCGAAGCCCCTGGATAGGAATCGAGAGCGGTTATGA
- the nuoI gene encoding NADH-quinone oxidoreductase subunit NuoI, producing MSVAALTKRILQAALFYEIVDAMKVTFRHMLHRPMTFQYPREQRTIPDAHRGALGLLRYDDGRERCVGCDLCEAACPSHCIKVISAEDPARPLQRYASEFYIDITKCVFCGYCVEACPVNALAMTKMYEYSTHDKRSLLFDKKRLYDIGERHLDDGKKYLYAHNQEKNVEQSREYRYYFPQSVQKSTQPPPKHLS from the coding sequence ATGAGTGTCGCCGCGTTGACCAAAAGAATCCTTCAGGCTGCGTTGTTCTACGAAATTGTGGACGCGATGAAGGTTACGTTTCGACACATGCTTCACCGCCCGATGACGTTTCAGTATCCGCGTGAGCAACGAACAATCCCTGATGCGCATCGCGGTGCGCTTGGCTTGCTTCGATATGATGATGGGCGAGAACGGTGCGTCGGCTGCGATCTTTGCGAGGCCGCCTGTCCTTCGCATTGCATCAAGGTGATCAGTGCCGAGGATCCGGCCCGACCGCTCCAGCGCTACGCCAGTGAATTTTATATCGATATCACTAAATGCGTCTTCTGCGGCTATTGTGTCGAAGCATGTCCGGTGAACGCCTTGGCGATGACCAAGATGTACGAATACTCGACCCACGACAAACGCAGTCTCCTGTTCGACAAGAAGCGGCTCTACGACATCGGCGAACGCCATCTTGATGACGGGAAGAAGTATTTGTATGCGCACAACCAAGAAAAGAACGTCGAGCAAAGCCGCGAGTACCGCTACTATTTTCCGCAGTCGGTACAGAAGTCGACCCAACCGCCTCCCAAACATCTGAGCTGA
- a CDS encoding molybdopterin-dependent oxidoreductase has product MGLKPATNPDVEATTIELSIDGKSVTAKDGVSLYDVIAMTGKIIPAMCYHYTFDPFGSCGMCLVMQEGKKAPVRSCTAKAAAGMVIRTEGEDLFLARKKAVEKHLSVHPLDCPVCDADGHCELQDMAFQHGVTNLANAKQKFIPEDTRSPVLDFNMNRCIACAECINVCKDVLMIDALQFMKKGGFNQVVAKGDLALDCEFCGDCLAVCPVGAITNKFSKYLYKPWQMKKTTTTCNYCGDGCQLYLETKDEEVVRITSPLSWKNKWGDRSETAKGHGGLCVRGRFGFEYLDSKSRLTQPLVREGGRLVQKPWLETMHLLVDRLAEIKGKSGADAIGGLVTARCTNEELYLFQKLMRTGFGTNQIDSSARYGHMNFVLASKRATGLGRMPNDWEDLTKAKAIMLFGSNITETNPLTAVRIKEAIRVYKAQVMTFDSAMTNIAKLASHPFLIKPGTEGAVIDGLVKTTIDQDLVDEEVVEKHPQAFEALKNAVGNVSLERLAAQTGSPVEAFREVAAIFAESSRSIILCAEGIVRRTNGYQNVLKLMDLAWITGKLGRAGCGVNTVTEEPNEQGAVDMGAVPEFLPGQARFDDPAVRDRFAKAWETSLPPVGSGAHLIEILKRCKSGRIKALYILGENPLATLPASMEVRAALERLELLIVQDPFLTETGKLAHFVLPACTYAEKDGTFTNLEGRVLRVRQAMDPLGESLPDWHIMTALANAMGCRWEYQSANDIQAEIMKLLPGYYNLGQPRKVMPVPDQYLSSDYAVEVKARYQQGPSSGENTRPFSLLMGQLLVHSGKLSTQAPGLMKIAPNTGKLRMNIGDMERLGLQDGAKVRLTSDRGSLQLAVQADQSIAPGTCFFPEHFNEPPVKDLMPVSVDAATGVPSFKQIWVSVEQA; this is encoded by the coding sequence ATGGGCCTGAAGCCGGCTACTAATCCAGACGTTGAAGCGACAACGATCGAATTGAGCATTGACGGGAAGTCCGTCACGGCAAAGGACGGGGTGTCGTTGTACGACGTCATCGCCATGACCGGCAAGATCATCCCGGCCATGTGCTATCACTACACCTTCGACCCCTTCGGCTCTTGCGGCATGTGTCTCGTCATGCAGGAGGGGAAGAAAGCTCCGGTTCGGTCCTGCACCGCCAAGGCAGCGGCGGGAATGGTGATCCGTACAGAGGGAGAGGATCTCTTTCTTGCGCGAAAGAAAGCCGTCGAGAAACACCTGTCGGTGCATCCGCTCGACTGCCCGGTGTGCGATGCGGACGGACATTGTGAACTACAAGATATGGCCTTCCAGCATGGCGTGACAAATCTGGCCAATGCGAAGCAGAAATTCATTCCGGAAGATACACGCAGTCCCGTGCTCGACTTCAACATGAATCGCTGCATCGCATGTGCGGAATGCATCAATGTTTGCAAGGATGTGTTGATGATCGATGCCTTGCAGTTCATGAAGAAGGGTGGATTCAACCAGGTCGTGGCAAAGGGCGACCTCGCCCTCGATTGTGAATTCTGCGGAGATTGTTTGGCAGTTTGTCCGGTCGGCGCCATCACGAACAAGTTTTCCAAGTATCTGTATAAGCCGTGGCAGATGAAGAAGACGACGACGACTTGCAACTACTGCGGAGACGGTTGCCAACTCTATCTGGAAACGAAAGATGAAGAGGTGGTCCGAATCACCTCCCCGTTATCCTGGAAGAACAAGTGGGGCGACCGATCGGAAACCGCCAAGGGGCACGGCGGGCTCTGCGTACGTGGACGTTTTGGGTTCGAATATCTCGACAGTAAGAGCCGCCTTACACAACCCCTTGTCCGCGAAGGGGGTCGGCTGGTGCAAAAGCCTTGGCTGGAAACGATGCACCTGCTCGTAGACCGATTGGCCGAAATTAAGGGGAAATCCGGTGCCGATGCCATCGGTGGCCTTGTTACGGCCCGCTGCACGAACGAAGAGCTGTATTTGTTTCAGAAGCTTATGCGCACTGGCTTTGGAACCAACCAGATCGATAGTAGCGCCCGCTACGGCCATATGAATTTTGTCCTAGCGTCCAAACGGGCCACGGGGCTGGGGAGAATGCCGAATGATTGGGAAGATCTGACGAAAGCGAAAGCCATCATGTTGTTCGGCTCTAATATTACCGAGACGAACCCCTTGACCGCCGTGCGAATCAAAGAAGCCATACGGGTCTACAAGGCTCAGGTGATGACGTTCGACAGCGCCATGACGAATATTGCAAAGTTGGCATCCCACCCGTTTTTAATCAAGCCCGGCACAGAGGGTGCCGTGATCGATGGGTTGGTCAAGACGACCATCGATCAGGATTTGGTGGATGAAGAGGTTGTTGAGAAACACCCCCAAGCGTTTGAGGCACTCAAAAACGCGGTGGGGAATGTTTCGTTGGAGCGCCTAGCGGCTCAGACCGGCTCTCCCGTCGAAGCCTTCCGAGAGGTTGCGGCTATTTTTGCCGAATCGTCGAGGTCGATCATCCTGTGTGCGGAAGGGATTGTCAGACGAACGAACGGCTATCAGAACGTCTTAAAACTGATGGATCTCGCCTGGATCACCGGCAAGCTCGGACGAGCGGGTTGCGGTGTGAACACCGTGACGGAGGAGCCGAATGAACAAGGGGCCGTTGATATGGGCGCAGTACCGGAGTTTCTCCCAGGTCAGGCTCGGTTTGATGATCCAGCAGTTCGGGACCGGTTCGCCAAAGCATGGGAAACGTCACTCCCCCCTGTCGGATCGGGAGCGCATCTCATCGAGATCTTGAAGCGATGCAAGAGTGGACGGATTAAAGCCCTGTACATTCTAGGGGAAAATCCGCTCGCCACCTTGCCGGCGTCGATGGAGGTGCGAGCCGCTCTTGAACGACTCGAACTGTTAATCGTGCAAGATCCTTTCTTGACTGAGACGGGGAAATTGGCTCATTTTGTGCTTCCTGCTTGCACCTATGCGGAGAAGGACGGCACCTTTACAAATCTTGAAGGTCGCGTGCTGCGCGTTCGTCAGGCGATGGATCCGCTTGGAGAGAGCCTGCCGGACTGGCACATCATGACAGCTCTTGCGAATGCCATGGGATGCCGATGGGAATACCAATCGGCGAATGATATTCAAGCTGAGATTATGAAGCTTTTGCCCGGATACTATAATCTCGGGCAACCCCGTAAAGTGATGCCTGTCCCTGACCAGTATTTGTCCAGCGACTACGCAGTGGAGGTCAAGGCTCGTTATCAACAGGGTCCGTCATCTGGAGAGAATACGCGCCCCTTTTCTCTATTGATGGGACAGTTATTGGTGCATTCGGGGAAATTGTCCACGCAAGCGCCAGGGCTTATGAAGATTGCTCCGAACACAGGGAAGCTGCGGATGAATATAGGGGACATGGAGCGTCTCGGATTGCAAGACGGTGCGAAGGTGCGTTTGACCTCCGATCGTGGTTCTCTTCAGCTCGCGGTGCAGGCGGATCAGTCCATCGCTCCAGGCACCTGTTTTTTTCCTGAGCATTTTAATGAACCTCCTGTGAAGGACTTAATGCCGGTGTCGGTTGATGCCGCGACCGGTGTCCCGTCGTTCAAACAGATCTGGGTCAGTGTTGAACAGGCGTAA
- the nuoD gene encoding NADH dehydrogenase (quinone) subunit D, translating to MAFEDQRTTVYKINPEHPESETLPTLRTEELLLNMGPQHPSTHGVLKVILELEGERLVKSTPVMGYLHRGVEKLAEDGTYHQFIPHTDRLDYVCAMYNNFAYCRAVEKLLNLQVPERAEYLRTIVAEVQRIIGHQFWLSAQALDIGAMTVFFYCFRDREILLDWFDELCGARLTTSWYRIGGVERDLTSSLIDKLKQFLDYFPPKIDEYQVFLERNRIWLGRTKGVAVISAEDAVSFGLSGPVLRGSGVDYDLRKYEPYSAYPKCEFSVPVGKNGDTYDRYWIRVMELYESVKIIRQCLEQMQDGPIMADVPSVTLPPKERVFTNLEAMIQQFKLFSQGFDAPPGEIYCGTEAHKGELGFYIVSTGGGKPYRLKIRAPSFVHMGAFDHMARGYMISDACTIFGTYDIVMGECDR from the coding sequence ATGGCATTCGAAGACCAAAGAACCACCGTCTATAAGATCAACCCGGAACATCCGGAGAGCGAGACGCTTCCGACACTGCGAACCGAGGAACTCCTGCTCAACATGGGACCTCAACACCCGAGTACGCACGGTGTGCTGAAGGTCATTCTAGAGCTGGAAGGGGAGCGCTTGGTGAAATCTACTCCGGTAATGGGGTACCTCCACCGAGGAGTAGAAAAGCTTGCTGAGGACGGCACGTATCATCAGTTCATTCCTCATACGGACCGGCTCGACTATGTCTGCGCGATGTACAACAACTTTGCCTATTGCCGTGCCGTTGAAAAACTCTTGAATTTACAAGTTCCAGAGCGGGCGGAATATCTCAGGACGATCGTGGCGGAGGTTCAGCGGATCATTGGACACCAATTTTGGCTGAGCGCCCAGGCGCTTGACATCGGGGCTATGACCGTCTTTTTTTATTGTTTTCGGGATCGGGAAATCCTGCTCGATTGGTTCGACGAGCTGTGCGGAGCTCGGCTTACGACCAGCTGGTACCGAATCGGCGGGGTTGAGCGGGACTTGACTTCGTCATTGATCGACAAGCTCAAACAGTTCTTGGACTATTTCCCGCCGAAGATCGACGAATATCAGGTGTTTCTCGAGAGAAACCGCATTTGGCTCGGGCGCACCAAGGGGGTCGCCGTGATCTCCGCCGAAGATGCGGTCAGTTTTGGTCTGAGCGGCCCGGTTCTTCGCGGGTCCGGTGTGGACTACGATCTTCGTAAATACGAGCCCTATAGCGCCTATCCAAAGTGCGAGTTCAGCGTGCCAGTCGGAAAAAATGGGGATACGTACGATCGTTACTGGATTCGAGTGATGGAGCTCTACGAAAGCGTCAAGATCATTCGCCAATGTCTGGAGCAGATGCAGGACGGGCCCATCATGGCGGATGTTCCCAGCGTGACGCTGCCGCCGAAAGAACGGGTTTTTACAAACCTAGAGGCAATGATCCAACAGTTCAAACTCTTCTCGCAGGGGTTTGATGCTCCGCCAGGAGAAATCTACTGCGGCACTGAGGCCCACAAGGGAGAATTGGGTTTCTACATCGTCAGTACCGGGGGAGGAAAGCCCTATCGACTCAAGATTCGCGCCCCTTCGTTTGTGCACATGGGCGCGTTCGATCATATGGCCAGAGGCTATATGATCTCTGATGCCTGTACCATCTTCGGTACGTACGATATCGTGATGGGTGAATGCGACCGCTAG
- a CDS encoding NADH-quinone oxidoreductase subunit C: MHPLLQRMQQTFSVEITGLVEWRGDAAVTVSRDKLHEVAQFLRNDPGMDFDYIVHVSSVDWPDDEARFEVVWEIYSIRKRHRLRLKTRVPESDCVVDSLTDLWKGADFMEREVFDMMGIRFRNHPDLRRILMPDDYAEGYPLRKDFPLRGKGWRDTFDFLDEVPR; the protein is encoded by the coding sequence ATGCATCCACTGCTCCAGCGAATGCAGCAGACGTTTTCGGTCGAGATCACCGGGCTGGTTGAGTGGCGCGGTGACGCGGCAGTGACCGTCTCCCGAGACAAACTTCATGAAGTTGCTCAGTTTCTGCGAAACGATCCTGGGATGGATTTCGATTATATCGTTCATGTGAGTTCCGTGGATTGGCCTGATGACGAAGCGCGATTCGAAGTCGTGTGGGAGATCTACTCGATTAGGAAGCGACATCGCCTTCGACTCAAGACACGGGTGCCTGAATCGGATTGTGTCGTGGATTCCTTGACGGATCTTTGGAAAGGTGCCGATTTCATGGAACGCGAAGTCTTCGACATGATGGGTATCCGGTTTCGAAACCATCCCGACCTTCGTCGGATTTTAATGCCTGATGATTATGCGGAAGGTTATCCGCTGCGTAAGGATTTTCCACTCCGTGGAAAGGGCTGGCGGGACACGTTTGATTTTCTAGATGAAGTGCCTCGATAG
- a CDS encoding NADH-quinone oxidoreductase subunit B, with the protein MGLIQLGRQEKDGAPDVITGSLEKAVNWARKGSLWPMTFGLACCAIEMMAAVSSRYDMDRFGAGVFRGSPRQSDLMIVAGTVCRRMAPVIRKIYDQMPEPKYVIAMGSCATSGNIYDSYSVVQGVDRFIPVDIYVPGCPPTPEALLDGILKLQERIMQKRVFVTQPEQVKASLKA; encoded by the coding sequence ATGGGACTAATCCAGCTGGGACGTCAGGAGAAAGACGGAGCTCCGGATGTCATCACGGGGTCTCTCGAAAAAGCCGTCAACTGGGCGAGGAAGGGTTCTCTCTGGCCGATGACCTTTGGACTGGCTTGCTGCGCTATCGAGATGATGGCCGCCGTTTCTTCTCGGTACGATATGGATCGGTTCGGGGCAGGAGTGTTTCGTGGTTCACCGCGACAGTCGGATTTGATGATCGTCGCCGGAACCGTGTGCCGGCGCATGGCGCCGGTGATCCGAAAAATTTACGACCAAATGCCCGAACCTAAATATGTGATTGCGATGGGGTCCTGTGCCACCTCGGGAAACATCTATGACAGTTACAGTGTCGTGCAGGGAGTCGATCGATTTATTCCCGTTGACATTTATGTGCCCGGTTGCCCTCCGACTCCGGAGGCCCTCTTGGACGGCATTCTAAAACTGCAGGAGCGCATCATGCAAAAACGTGTGTTTGTGACTCAACCGGAGCAGGTCAAGGCCAGTTTGAAGGCGTAA
- the ndhC gene encoding NADH-quinone oxidoreductase subunit A: MTGTEALLEYLTKFFPVFLFIVVTLIFGVVTLLVSYFVQPRYPEPEKLSTYECGAEPFSDARMPFPVRYYIFAMLFVIFDIEVIFLYPWAVVFTKIGVIGLIEMMIFIGLFIVAYVYAWRKGALEWD, encoded by the coding sequence ATGACTGGAACCGAAGCTCTTCTTGAATATCTGACGAAGTTTTTTCCGGTCTTTCTCTTTATCGTGGTAACGCTGATTTTTGGGGTAGTGACTTTGCTCGTCAGTTATTTTGTGCAGCCCAGGTATCCGGAACCGGAAAAATTGTCGACCTACGAGTGTGGAGCGGAACCATTTTCCGATGCCCGTATGCCGTTTCCGGTCAGGTATTACATTTTTGCGATGTTGTTCGTCATCTTCGACATTGAAGTGATCTTTCTCTATCCTTGGGCCGTCGTATTTACCAAGATCGGGGTGATTGGGTTGATTGAAATGATGATTTTTATAGGATTGTTCATTGTGGCTTACGTGTATGCCTGGCGAAAAGGCGCGCTGGAGTGGGACTGA
- a CDS encoding OmpA family protein, translating into MKTLASLVLVLCSGAGLSLEAVLAETPEIDSIRFSQAALAFSSGAIQKTSPIDGTVNLITGDNQSTGNRMLLGKRDSLYLKLNNPTDVAVGDLFTVYRRVRKVFHPVTKEYLGFVMNRSAVVRVTAADHALTTAEAVLSYGSISPGDPVMRFAPLAPDIEASPASNIPDIEGMIIELQADRTMTLVSQSNVVYLDRGREDGLKTGEFLDIHRHSAGLPPRKIGQLKVLSVEAHTAAALVFKANTRVITGDRFKRVGYAAPLTKPVGASPELPTTQAGQTVQADPVSSKLKMQDASGQSRVNLGDLAKFLRYDSGDAAIKTENYQVLDQLIEYLRGSGDMRMIRIEGHTDNVEIGPSLKSRYPSNWELSKVRANGVLRYLMEKGGVEPGRISAVGLGDTKPTAANTAEEGRARNRRVEILLYAPDAPTLKPDAQTQVQRLEHNASSLSARDGNDPSFLPPAASDPAGSSARGTLSLSDSTQVSVKDGSGAANNPDASDALSAAGNKLDTLPQPTAGTPAE; encoded by the coding sequence ATGAAAACCCTGGCGTCCCTCGTCTTAGTCCTCTGTTCAGGAGCCGGCCTCTCACTTGAGGCAGTGCTGGCAGAGACACCAGAGATCGATTCTATTCGGTTTTCGCAGGCGGCACTCGCCTTTTCCAGTGGCGCCATCCAGAAAACATCCCCGATCGACGGAACCGTAAACTTGATAACCGGCGATAATCAGTCAACAGGTAATCGCATGCTTCTTGGCAAGCGAGATTCACTCTATCTCAAACTCAACAACCCAACCGACGTGGCAGTGGGTGACCTCTTCACCGTCTACCGGCGGGTTCGGAAAGTGTTCCATCCTGTGACGAAGGAATATCTCGGCTTTGTGATGAATCGCTCAGCGGTCGTGAGGGTGACCGCTGCCGACCACGCTCTCACGACCGCTGAGGCCGTGCTGAGCTACGGATCGATTTCCCCTGGTGACCCTGTCATGCGCTTTGCGCCTCTGGCTCCAGATATCGAGGCGAGCCCCGCGTCGAACATCCCCGACATCGAGGGTATGATCATTGAGCTCCAGGCCGACCGGACGATGACGCTGGTCTCACAGTCAAACGTTGTGTACTTGGATCGAGGGAGGGAAGATGGACTAAAGACCGGCGAATTCCTCGATATCCATCGGCACAGCGCCGGGCTTCCTCCACGAAAGATCGGCCAACTCAAGGTCCTATCGGTAGAAGCTCATACAGCAGCAGCTCTCGTATTTAAGGCCAACACCCGCGTCATCACAGGAGACCGGTTCAAACGAGTTGGATACGCCGCACCCCTCACCAAGCCTGTAGGCGCAAGCCCGGAGTTGCCCACCACTCAGGCCGGTCAAACGGTCCAGGCTGATCCGGTATCCAGCAAGCTGAAAATGCAGGATGCATCCGGACAAAGCCGGGTCAACCTTGGGGACCTCGCGAAGTTCCTGCGCTACGACTCAGGGGATGCGGCTATCAAGACAGAAAATTACCAAGTGCTCGATCAGTTGATCGAATACCTGCGCGGGAGCGGCGACATGAGGATGATCCGAATCGAGGGTCATACGGATAACGTGGAGATCGGCCCTTCGCTCAAGTCGCGGTATCCAAGCAATTGGGAGTTGTCCAAAGTGCGCGCTAACGGCGTCCTCCGCTATCTCATGGAAAAAGGTGGCGTGGAGCCGGGACGGATCAGTGCGGTGGGACTAGGAGACACCAAACCAACAGCCGCAAATACGGCGGAGGAGGGCCGCGCGAGGAATCGACGCGTGGAAATCCTTCTCTATGCTCCTGATGCTCCGACGCTTAAACCTGACGCACAGACTCAAGTACAAAGGCTCGAACACAATGCATCGAGTTTGAGTGCACGAGACGGCAACGACCCATCCTTCCTTCCACCTGCTGCATCAGACCCAGCTGGCTCCTCTGCGCGAGGAACCCTCTCCCTCAGCGATTCCACCCAGGTTTCTGTGAAGGACGGATCAGGTGCCGCCAATAACCCCGATGCGAGTGATGCCCTTTCCGCAGCCGGTAATAAGCTGGATACCCTGCCTCAGCCAACCGCCGGGACTCCGGCGGAATAG